The stretch of DNA TGCACGGATTGAGGACGATGTTCTGCTTGTAATGCCATTCCTTTAACAATAGCAGCATTTAATTGATCGCTCAGGCGAGGATTATGTTTTTTAGGCAGGATTAAACTAGCACCTTGAGAGCGAAATTGTGCTGGTAGTGGCTGTACTCCAGTTAATAAAAAGTAACAAGTAGCAGCTAAAGCATGAACATCTGTATAAGGACCGCGTTTTGCTCTTTGATAATATTGTTCTATCGGAGCAAAAGATTCTGTCCGAGCATTAGTATGTGTTAAAGTTTTGCCATCAATAAACTCTCTTGCCAAACCAAAATCAATCAATACTGCTTCTTCTGCATTGTCTCGCAACATAATATTTGATGGTTTAACATCACGATGTAAAAGCCCTTGTTGATGAATATAGCTTAGTGCTTCTCCTATCTGCCTGATATACAGTAAAGCTTTTTTTTCTGACAAAACACCTTGTTCAATAATTTTGCTTTCTAAATCTCCTCCTGTGAGATATTCCATCACCATGCACCAAATTCCTTGTTCTTGGCACACATCATGAACTTGAACAATATGATTATGATTACATTTAGCCAGACGAAAAGCTTCTTGAATAAATTTTTCTTGATGTTGAGCAAAATCGGGTTTAGATAAAATTAAATCGTTAGCGGTTTTAATCGCAACTAATCTAGTTAAATGACAATCTTGAGCGCGATAAGTGATACCAAATCCTCCCACACCCAATACTTCTTCAATTACATATTTACCATCTTGAATTGCTTCTCCTCGTCTCCAGATCATTTGTTTTTGCGACTTTGCTTAAGTTATGGTTTTGCTGCAATTCTTAATTGGTTTTAGGCTTTTTTAGTTTAGGGCAAATATTTTTGAACAACTTGCCAACCCGTTAAAGAAACAAAAATAAAACCAACAAATAAAGTAAGATTTATCCCAACATGAAGTAAACGCGCCCATGATTTTTGTGGACTAATTTGAGTAGCACTCCAACCCGATAACAACACTAAAATAACCACAGTTAAACCTGCAATCAAATGAGGCGAGTGACCCAGACTACCATAGTAACCTATCGTTCCGACTAGCCCGATCGCGAGTAACAGTAAAACAAGCAGACACAATACTATCCCACTAATAATATGAAACTTTCTTAAGGAAGCAGGACGCGCTTGTCGATTAATTCGAGTTGATAAAATTCCTAAACCCGAAAAAAATAGCACTCCATAAGTTGCGAGTGCTAAACCCATTGACCAAGCAGCTATTTTCCACAGCCAAAGAAAAGAAGGTAAATTCAAAACCGACACCTAGTTAAGCTCTCTACTAAAAGATAGTTTAAGCTGAACTAACTAAGATCACACCAAAGAAATAAATAGATAAAATGTTTAATTGAGGTTAACTGAAGAATTGTTAATCAAGCTTAAATTCTGATTTTTTTGGTTAGCTCTTGATTAAATATTTATTTGCTCAACTCAATGTCAATTTTTTTTGTAAATATATATAAATGGTTGGCAAAAATCTTTTGTTTAATTAAACTACACTAACAGTAGTTTTGAATTGATTTGTTGTAGGTTGATGATTGTTATTAACGCGATCGTTCTTAGTTGAATTCTCTGTTGTTTTGGACTCAGTTTGAGTTGGTTTTTCTGACTCAGAATCTTGACCTTCATTAATACAAAGACGCTCACATGGGATCGTGTCTGACAAGATAGCACTAGCCATCATGCCAGTATGAATTTCCAATAAAGCATCTCGGACAGCTTCAAAAACTAGCCTTTGTCCAGGAAAAACAACTCTTTCAAAATACCAGTTGGGAATATTAGTAATTCGAGCTACTTGGATTTGACTAGTTGCATTTACATAGCAGCACAAAATAGTGTTCTTTTCATTATTGGGTACCGGATCAAGTATTTGAGACATAGTTATTGAAGCGATTATTTAAAATTGGTTTGCTATTACACTTGATAAGCTAACACTTCCCGATCCCCACTAGCTGTAAAAGGGAATACCAATCAGAGCTTATCTTAGTGCCTTAAATCAGCTTTCATGGTATTATAGATTTTTTTAAGATTTGAACCTAGATTAGGTTAAAGATTGCGTTCGAGAGCAACCGTACTCTTGATAAGTTTTAATAAATTAAATTTGCTCATTTATTCCTGACTACTTTGAGAT from Stanieria cyanosphaera PCC 7437 encodes:
- a CDS encoding DUF4079 domain-containing protein: MNLPSFLWLWKIAAWSMGLALATYGVLFFSGLGILSTRINRQARPASLRKFHIISGIVLCLLVLLLLAIGLVGTIGYYGSLGHSPHLIAGLTVVILVLLSGWSATQISPQKSWARLLHVGINLTLFVGFIFVSLTGWQVVQKYLP
- a CDS encoding DUF1830 domain-containing protein, whose product is MSQILDPVPNNEKNTILCCYVNATSQIQVARITNIPNWYFERVVFPGQRLVFEAVRDALLEIHTGMMASAILSDTIPCERLCINEGQDSESEKPTQTESKTTENSTKNDRVNNNHQPTTNQFKTTVSVV
- a CDS encoding serine/threonine-protein kinase — encoded protein: MIWRRGEAIQDGKYVIEEVLGVGGFGITYRAQDCHLTRLVAIKTANDLILSKPDFAQHQEKFIQEAFRLAKCNHNHIVQVHDVCQEQGIWCMVMEYLTGGDLESKIIEQGVLSEKKALLYIRQIGEALSYIHQQGLLHRDVKPSNIMLRDNAEEAVLIDFGLAREFIDGKTLTHTNARTESFAPIEQYYQRAKRGPYTDVHALAATCYFLLTGVQPLPAQFRSQGASLILPKKHNPRLSDQLNAAIVKGMALQAEHRPQSVQQWLEMIPDAQQLELEKTSSNPENIYQRLEIYLSKGEWQQADEETYEILLKIANRVKEGWLDYKSTQKLTCETLQVIDLLWLKYSEERFGFSVQRRIWQELGGKIDYKTECTLGERLGWRVRNRWQDSSQIQYTLAAPEGHLPWDGHLPDGELKEIGLVGSYARWWCCLILSRCAECKVEVKSKKREAS